A single genomic interval of bacterium harbors:
- the rimI gene encoding ribosomal protein S18-alanine N-acetyltransferase, which yields MAVYRHERGAIVLRPMTQADLPTVMTIERRAFAQPWSQAFFEKEMQTTCARLTVAVDPAAPSPALLGYTCRWVVADEVHLLNVAVHPDRRGTGVGRRLVEEVIAEGRHVRARAMFLEVRAGNVVARRLYRTLGFRDLGIRRGYYGPGQDAIVMELRLDLP from the coding sequence ATGGCGGTCTACCGGCACGAGCGCGGCGCGATCGTCCTGCGTCCGATGACGCAGGCGGACCTGCCCACGGTGATGACGATCGAGCGGCGCGCGTTCGCGCAGCCGTGGTCGCAGGCCTTCTTCGAGAAGGAGATGCAGACCACGTGCGCCCGCCTCACCGTCGCGGTCGACCCGGCCGCGCCGTCGCCGGCCCTCCTCGGCTACACGTGTCGCTGGGTGGTGGCCGACGAGGTGCACCTGCTGAACGTCGCCGTGCACCCGGACCGGCGCGGCACGGGCGTCGGCCGCCGGCTGGTCGAAGAGGTGATTGCCGAGGGCCGACACGTGCGGGCGCGGGCGATGTTCCTCGAGGTGCGGGCGGGCAACGTCGTGGCGCGGCGTCTCTACCGCACGCTCGGCTTTCGCGACCTCGGCATCCGGCGCGGCTACTACGGCCCCGGGCAGGACGCCATCGTGATGGAGCTGCGGCTCGATCTGCCGTGA